The Populus trichocarpa isolate Nisqually-1 chromosome 2, P.trichocarpa_v4.1, whole genome shotgun sequence genome has a window encoding:
- the LOC7461798 gene encoding blue copper protein, with amino-acid sequence MAGLISRSVPCAILVVLCTVVPILAKDHTVGDSSGWAIGMDYSTWTSGKTFSVGDSLVFNYGGGHTVDEVSASDYSTCTTGNAITSDSSGATTIALKTAGTHYFICGVPGHCGSGMKVAVTVAAAGSSTSPSSSGTPSSDSTTTSPAGSNVTNYKPSSNNVPDSSLGINISPFVAIAGTCVAVFVMVFS; translated from the exons ATGGCCGGTTTAATTTCAAGATCAGTTCCTTGTGCAATCCTAGTAGTCTTGTGCACGGTGGTGCCCATTTTGGCTAAAGATCACACTGTAGGAGATAGTTCAGGCTGGGCAATTGGTATGGATTATAGCACCTGGACTAGTGGCAAGACCTTTTCAGTTGGCGACAGCCTTG TGTTTAACTACGGAGGAGGCCACACGGTGGATGAAGTGAGTGCCAGTGACTACAGCACATGCACTACAGGCAATGCAATCACTTCAGATAGCAGTGGTGCTACCACAATAGCCCTCAAGACTGCCGGaactcattatttcatttgTGGTGTTCCTGGCCACTGTGGGAGTGGCATGAAGGTTGCAGTCACTGTTGCAGCAGCAGGATCGAGCACAAGTCCCTCCTCCTCAGGAACTCCATCTTCTGATAGCACTACCACTTCTCCGGCCGGTAGTAACGTCACCAATTACAAGCCTTCATCCAACAACGTACCCGATTCATCCTTAGGGATCAATATTTCCCCATTTGTGGCTATAGCCGGTACTTGTGTCGCCGTTTTTGTGATGGTTTTCTCATGA
- the LOC7461799 gene encoding structural maintenance of chromosomes protein 6B gives MDLLQEIDDYIKETINESLGLPVSARTLQLKLRVYEDAYFRLRDQHLLLLGKFRQKDILIDRAKAEANMNAAAIKKFVEENQRLAAECANLVSQCNKWERECSLYDNDREALMEFGNEADERAREAEERAKEAEIRVRELEEESGKALEELQFYKHKCHTRRDDSSAESTDMEENSLESILATMVGKDEVESGQAYLEANSGYESCQNLLKMWNSLRPSTRKVLSLAAKARTLQQDKEHLRINLTRAEEEVKLLFEENNILDGENKRLLRREHREQNFDGSGGKHSSSASAKRSKRKSSSRSFAVESKIDSEDIDSLRQPLSPLRHNSPGCRLYKQ, from the exons ATGGATCTACTTCAAGAAATCGACGATTACATaaaagaaacaatcaatgaATCCTTAGGCCTACCAGTCTCTGCTCGCACTCTCCAATTAAAGCTTCGCGTTTACGAGGATGCTTATTTCCGTCTCCGTGACCAACACCTTCTTCTCCTCGGCAAATTTCGCCAAAAAGACATCCTTATTGACCGTGCCAAG GCGGAGGCGAATATGAATGCTGCGGCGATAAAGAAATTTGTGGAGGAAAATCAAAGATTGGCAGCGGAGTGTGCGAATTTGGTGAGTCAGTGTAACAAATGGGAAAGAGAGTGTTCGCTTTATGACAATGATAGAGAGGCTTTAATGGAGTTTGGGAATGAGGCGGATGAGAGGGCAAGAGAGGCGGAGGAGAGAGCAAAAGAGGCAGAGATTAGGGTTCGTGAATTGGAGGAGGAGTCGGGGAAGGCTTTGGAGGAATTGCAGTTTTATAAGCACAAGTGCCATACTCGTagg GATGATTCATCTGCTGAGAGCACTGATATGGAGGAGAATTCTCTTGAGTCCATTTTAGCAACAATGGTTGGTAAAGATGAAGTGGAATCTGGTCAAGCTTATTTGGAAGCGAACAGTGGCTATGAGTCATGTCAAAATTTGCTGAAAATGTGGAAtag TTTGAGGCCTTCAACACGGAAAGTATTATCACTAGCTGCTAAAGCAAGGACACTTCAGCAAGATAAGGAACATCTCAGGATTAATCTTACTAGAGCTGAAGAGGAG GTCAAGTTATTATTTGAAGAGAACAATATACTGGATGGGGAGAACAAAAGGTTATTGAGGCGAGAACACAGAGAACAGAACTTTGATGGTTCTGGCGGAAAGCATAGTAGCAGTGCTTCTGCTAAG AGGAGCAAGCGAAAATCAAGTTCGAGGAGTTTCGCTGTTGAGAGCAAGATTGATTCTGAGGATATAGATTCATTGAGACAACCACTGTCACCATTGCGTCACAACTCCCCTGGTTGTAGACTGTATAAGCAGTAG
- the LOC18096238 gene encoding classical arabinogalactan protein 7, with amino-acid sequence MAYKIWAPLMLLALFAGSALAQAPGAAPTASPATSPSPAPAAPTTPPPAPTPSPSVSAPTPSTSPAPSTAPSTPPPSSPASSPPSPSTPAPSVSIPPSAASPPSPSAAGLNKATVAGALIGVAGVWSLLL; translated from the coding sequence ATGGCTTACAAAATCTGGGCGCCTTTGATGCTTCTGGCTCTCTTTGCCGGTTCAGCTTTGGCTCAGGCACCAGGAGCTGCACCAACAGCTTCACCAGCTACATCACCATCTCCTGCACCCGCTGCTCCTACAACTCCACCCCCCGCTCCAACCCCCTCTCCATCAGTCTCTGCTCCAACCCCCTCTACTTCTCCGGCCCCCTCTACTGCTCCATCCACTCCTCCTCCTTCATCTCCAGCCAGCTCACCACCTTCTCCCTCTACCCCTGCCCCCTCCGTATCCATTCCTCCAAGCGCCGCTTCCCCTCCATCTCCAAGCGCCGCCGGCTTGAACAAAGCCACCGTGGCTGGTGCTTTGATTGGAGTCGCTGGTGTGTGGTCTTTGTTGCTGTAG
- the LOC7461800 gene encoding uncharacterized protein LOC7461800, with protein MLCCAKSTLPHSWASLPTGSRRRSQVYGTNPSFHQATSKHNHRIQFLGHQKMNIFTTTLEVLHHGKNRKMDMAVYSTGVESGIPFPLPFNLPFDLNPGSWQTWVLGLIVALTPFGISKWWPILRSKVDSLMQTTEAVAETVERVADKVDKVVEDLADSLPDGKLKQAARYIENIAEKAERDAHLVDEAIEKLEEIEIELKEEAERFVQANAESKEAENS; from the exons CCAGACGGAGATCTCAAGTTTATGGCACTAATCCCAGTTTTCATCAGGCAACCTCAAAACACAATCACAGAATCCAGTTTCTTGGGCATCAGAAGATGAACATTTTCACTACCACTCTGGAAGTCCTACACCACGGAAAGAATAGAAAGAT GGACATGGCTGTCTACAGTACCGGCGTTGAATCAGGAAttccttttcctcttccttttAATCTTCCCTTTGATCTTAATCCCGGATCTTG GCAAACTTGGGTTCTGGGATTGATTGTAGCCTTAACTCCCTTCGGCATCAGCAAATGGTGGCCTATACTAAGGTCAAAAG TTGATTCATTGATGCAGACAACAGAAGCTGTTGCTGAAACTGTAGAAAGGGTTGCTGATAAAGTGGACAAGGTAGTAGAAGACTTAGCCGATAGTTTGCCGGATGGCAAACTTAAACAAGCGGCAagatatattgaaaatatagCCGAAAAAGCAGAAAGGGATGCTCATCTAGTTGATGAAGCTATCGAGAAG TTAGAAGAAATCGAAATAGAACTGAAAGAAGAGGCGGAGCGATTCGTTCAAGCCAATGCCGAAAGCAAAGAAGCCGAAAACTCATAA
- the LOC7467181 gene encoding isoamylase 3, chloroplastic: MLHQSLPLLCDSKIADSILLSVSHFSNNNNNNSIGSSRVLDVGLKFSKQSSGGGSSGRGFSSKAGAKTTTTPNVYGRRAQESVLEQEEAPQKLGFKTFPGQAFPFGVSQVENGINFAIFSQHATAVTLCLSLPHRGKSERTDGGMIEVALDPKVNKTGDIWHICIEDLPRDDVLYGYRIDGPRDWRQGHRFDSSIMLIDPYAKLVESRRFFGDASRKLSKFYGTYDFDSLPFDWGDDYKPPNIPEKDLVIYEMNVRAFTVDKSSGLDPSIRGSYLGVIEKIPHLLELGVNAVELLPVFEFDEFEFQRRPNPRDHMINTWGYSTINFFAPMNRYASRGGGPRNASREFKEMVKALHGAGIEVILDVVFNHTNEADDKNPFTTSFRGIDNKVYYMVDLSNNGQLLNFSGCGNTLNCNHPVVMELILDSLRHWVIEYHVDGFRFDLASVLCRGTDGSPLDAPPIIRAIAKDSILSRCKIIAEPWDCGGLYLVGNFPNWDRWAEWNGKYRDDIRKFIKGDSGMKGSFATRVAGSADLYRANKRKPCHSVNFVIAHDGFTLRDLVSYNFKHNDANGEGGNDGCNDNFSWNCGFEGETDDHNIKALRFRQMKNFHLALMISQGTPMMLMGDEYGHTRYGNNNSYGHDTSINNFQWGLLDAEKSSHFRFFSEVIKFRQTHGVFTHDNFLSENDVTWHENNWENHESKFLAFTLHDQNGGDIYLAFNAHDYIVKVSIPPPPPKRRWLRVVDTNFESPDDFVPQGLPRIGSTYNVAPHSSILLEAKN, from the exons ATGCTTCATCAATCACTTCCGCTCCTCTGTGATTCCAAAATTGCTGACAGCATACTTCTCTCTGTCTCACATTTctcaaacaacaacaacaacaacagtatCGGCTCTTCTCGTGTTCTCGATGTGGG ATTGAAATTCAGTAAACAATCATCCGGCGGCGGCAGCAGTGGGCGAGGATTCTCCAGCAAGGCTGGAGCCAAGACCACTACAACACCTAATGTTTACGGTCGTCGTGCTCAAGAAAGTGTGCTTGAGCAG GAAGAAGCACCTCAAAAGTTGGGATTTAAAACATTCCCAGGTCAAGCATTTCCATTTGGTGTTTCACAAGTTGAAAATGGGATCAATTTTGCTATATTTTCGCAGCACGCCACTGCTGTTACACTTTGCTTATCACTCCCTCACAG GGGAAAGTCTGAAAGGACGGATGGTGGAATGATTGAGGTGGCTTTGGATCCCAAAGTTAATAAAACGGGAGACATTTGGCACATATGCATTGAG GATTTACCACGGGACGACGTGCTTTATGGTTATAGGATAGATGGTCCTCGAGATTGGCGTCAAGGACATCGATTTGATAGCAGCATCATGCTTATTGATCCTTATGCTAAGCTAGTTGAAAGTCGCCGATTTTTTGGTGATGCCAGCCGTAAGCTGTCAAAATTTTATGGAACTTATGATTTTGACAGCTTGCCTTTTGATTGGGGTGATGACTACAAGCCTCCAAATATACCAGAG AAAGATCTTGTTATATATGAAATGAATGTCCGTGCGTTTACAGTTGATAAATCCAGTGGCTTGGATCCAAGCATACGTGGAAGTTACCTTGGCGTAATTGAGAAG ATCCCACATCTTCTAGAGCTTGGTGTCAATGCAGTGGAGCTGCTGCCCgtgtttgaatttgatgaatttgagtTTCAGAGGCGCCCAAATCCCAGAGATCACATg ATCAATACATGGGGCTATTCAACAATAAATTTCTTTGCTCCTATGAATCGGTATGCTAGTAGAGGTGGTGGACCTCGTAATGCATCTCGGGAGTTCAAGGAAATGGTTAAAGCCTTGCATGGTGCCGGAATTGAG GTTATTTTGGATGTAGTCTTTAACCATACAAATGAGGCTGATGATAAAAATCCTTTTACAACTTCATTTCGCGGAATCGATAATAAG GTTTATTACATGGTTGACCTCAGCAATAATGGCCAGTTGCTGAATTTCTCTGGATGTG GGAACACATTAAACTGTAATCATCCTGTGGTCATGGAGCTCATCCTTGACAGCTTAAGACACTG GGTCATTGAATATCATGTGGATGGATTTAGATTTGACCTTGCCAGTGTACTTTGCCGAGGAACAGATGGTTCTCCACTTGACGCTCCCCCAATTATTAGG GCAATTGCAAAAGATTCCATCCTGTCAAGATGTAAAATTATTGCAGAGCCTTGGGATTGTGGAGGCCTTTATCTGGTTGGAAATTTTCCAAATTGGGACAG atgGGCTGAATGGAATGGCAAGTACCGTGATGacataagaaaatttattaag GGTGATTCTGGTATGAAAGGAAGTTTCGCCACCCGGGTTGCTGGATCTGCTGACCTTTACAGA GCTAATAAGCGCAAGCCTTGTCATagtgttaattttgttattgcACACGATGGATTCACGCTGCGTGATCTTGTTTCATACAATTTCAAG CACAATGATGCTAATGGAGAAGGTGGAAATGATGGATGCAATGACAATTTTAGCTGGAATTGTGGATTTGAAG GAGAAACTGATGATCATAATATTAAAGCTTTGCGCTTCAGGCAGATGAAAAACTTCCATTTAGCATTAATGATATCTCAG GGAACACCAATGATGCTTATGGGGGACGAATATGGACACACTCGCTATGGAAATAACAACAGTTATGGGCATGACACCTCTATTAACAATTTCCAGTGGGGGCTC TTGGATGCAGAAAAGAGTAGTCACTTCAGGTTCTTCTCAGAGGTCATAAAGTTTCGACAGACACATGGAGTATTTACTCATGACAATTTTCTCAGCGAA AATGATGTGACTTGGCATGAGAACAACTGGGAGAATCACGAAAGCAAATTTCTTGCATTTAC GCTTCATGACCAAAACGGAGGAGATATCTATTTGGCTTTCAATGCTCATGACTATATTGTTAAAGTTTCAATACCCCCACCACCACCCAAGAGGCGCTGGCTTCGTGTG GTAGACACCAATTTTGAATCTCCGGATGACTTTGTTCCTCAAGGTCTCCCACGCATTGGAAGCACCTATAATGTGGCCCCACACTCTTCAATTCTTCTTGAAGCTAAAAACTGA
- the LOC18109162 gene encoding 28 kDa ribonucleoprotein, chloroplastic-like: protein MGSPEEADAAHNNLESYEFEGRNLRMNYAQQKKKKPSPPPPLMPGPTFNLFLANLPFEAKSKDLKELFIAEGADVVSAEVIFQDNPRRSTGYGLVAFKTRKEAEEALSTFSDKFVKHREEDGSQSDGTSGELESDKVQAHTANDFGRVV from the exons ATGGGCTCCCCTGAAGAGGCAGATGCTGCTCATAATAATCTCGAATCTTAT GAATTTGAGGGCCGTAATTTGAGGATGAATTatgcacaacaaaaaaagaaaaaaccttcaCCACCTCCGCCACTCATGCCAGGGCCAacattcaacttgtttttaGCGAATTTGCCATTTGAAGCAAAGTCAAAAGATCTTAAGGAGCTCTTTATTGCAGAAGGTGCTGATGTTGTTTCTGCTGAAGTTATATTTCAGGATAATCCTAGGAGGTCCACCGGCTACGGACTTGTTGCATTCAAAACTAGAAAAGAAGCTGAAGAGGCCCTTTCTACTTTCTCTGACAAG TTTGTGAAACATCGAGAAGAAGATGGTTCACAATCTGATGGTACTTCGGGTGAGTTGGAATCTGACAAGGTGCAAGCACATACAGCCAATGACTTCGGGCGAGTTGTTTAA
- the LOC7461797 gene encoding blue copper protein: MEYGLSHLHEISPFHILRALWNQVDLIILTPYLLIPLYNTPNDDPKSNPNTFFSSLLFSRKMAGLISRSVPCAILVVLCTVVPILAKDHTVGDSSGWAIGMDYSTWTSGKTFSVGDSLVFNYGGGHTVDEVRASDYSTCTTGNAITSDSSGATTIALKTAGTHYFICGVPGHCGSGMKVAVTVAAAGSSTSPSSGTPSSDGTTTSPAGSNVTNYKPSSNNVPDSSLGINISPFVALAGTCVAVFVMVFS, from the exons ATGGAGTATGGGTTAAGTCATCTTCATGAAATTAGTCCCTTTCACATTCTAAGAGCTTTGTGGAATCAAGTGGACCTAATTATACTCACTCCATATTTACTCATTCCACTATATAACACCCCCAACGACGATCCTAAAAGCAACCCAAAtaccttcttctcttctcttcttttctcccGGAAAATGGCCGGTTTAATTTCAAGATCAGTTCCTTGTGCAATCCTAGTAGTCTTGTGCACGGTGGTGCCCATTTTGGCTAAAGATCACACTGTAGGAGATAGTTCAGGCTGGGCAATTGGTATGGATTATAGCACCTGGACTAGTGGCAAGACCTTTTCAGTTGGCGACAGCCTTG tGTTTAACTACGGAGGAGGCCACACGGTAGATGAAGTGAGAGCCAGTGACTACAGCACATGCACTACAGGCAATGCAATCACTTCAGATAGCAGTGGTGCTACCACAATAGCCCTCAAGACTGCCGGaactcattatttcatttgTGGTGTTCCTGGCCACTGTGGGAGTGGCATGAAGGTTGCAGTCACTGTTGCAGCAGCAGGATCGAGCACAAGTCCCTCCTCCGGAACTCCATCTTCTGATGGCACTACCACTTCTCCGGCCGGTAGTAACGTCACCAATTACAAGCCTTCATCCAACAACGTACCCGATTCATCCTTAGGGATCAATATTTCCCCATTTGTGGCTTTAGCCGGTACTTGTGTCGCCGTTTTTGTGATGGTTTTCTCATGA